The proteins below are encoded in one region of Holophagaceae bacterium:
- a CDS encoding 2-hydroxyacyl-CoA dehydratase: MIEQTKPTVKRKKIEAGDLMNKVMSDYFYGVNEAATTGKQKVAWCTSVGPAEVLRALGFAVHFPENHGALLGATRMATDLIPEANAIGYSPDICSYLTADIGAYLKGVTPLSKAYPGIQSVPKPDVLVYSTNQCRDVQDWFGWYSRELGIPAIGIKSPRNLNDVGDAPIEDVSRQIQALVPQLEAVSGNKLDLDRLRETVALSRECTELWKQVLETAKAIPAPLTFFDGTIHMGPAVVLRGTQVAVDYYKVLLAELQQNVKDGAGAVEGEKVRLYWDGMPVWGRLRQHSEHFLQLKANVVASTYCSSWIFPAFDEKDPFRSMAQAYLELFIVRSDEYKERYMKRMIEEFRIDGIIYHDAKTCPNNSNSHYGLPKRLETATGVPSLVLSGDLNDLRCISDEQTKTNIEAFIEQIVEGK; encoded by the coding sequence GTGATCGAGCAAACCAAGCCAACGGTCAAGCGGAAGAAGATCGAGGCCGGCGACCTGATGAACAAGGTCATGTCGGATTATTTCTATGGGGTCAATGAGGCTGCCACCACGGGCAAGCAGAAGGTCGCCTGGTGCACCAGCGTCGGACCGGCGGAAGTGCTTCGGGCCTTGGGCTTCGCCGTCCACTTCCCGGAGAACCACGGCGCCCTGCTGGGCGCCACGCGCATGGCCACGGACCTGATCCCCGAAGCCAATGCCATCGGCTACTCCCCGGATATCTGCTCCTACCTGACCGCCGATATCGGCGCCTACCTGAAGGGCGTCACGCCCTTGTCCAAGGCCTATCCCGGAATCCAGTCGGTGCCCAAGCCGGATGTGCTGGTCTACAGCACCAACCAATGCCGGGACGTGCAGGACTGGTTCGGCTGGTATTCGCGGGAATTGGGGATTCCCGCAATCGGCATCAAGTCCCCCCGCAATCTCAACGATGTCGGCGATGCGCCCATCGAGGATGTGTCCCGGCAAATCCAGGCCCTGGTGCCGCAGCTCGAAGCGGTTTCGGGAAATAAATTGGATCTGGACCGGCTGCGGGAAACCGTGGCCCTTTCCCGCGAGTGCACGGAACTCTGGAAGCAGGTCCTGGAAACGGCCAAGGCCATTCCGGCTCCGCTGACCTTCTTCGACGGCACCATCCACATGGGTCCCGCCGTTGTGCTGAGGGGAACGCAAGTGGCCGTGGACTACTACAAAGTCCTTCTGGCCGAACTCCAGCAGAACGTCAAGGATGGGGCGGGAGCCGTCGAAGGCGAGAAGGTCCGTCTTTATTGGGACGGGATGCCGGTGTGGGGGCGACTCCGGCAGCATTCCGAGCATTTCCTCCAACTCAAAGCCAACGTGGTGGCATCCACCTATTGCAGCAGCTGGATCTTTCCGGCCTTTGACGAGAAGGATCCATTCCGGAGCATGGCCCAGGCCTACCTGGAGCTGTTCATCGTGCGCTCCGATGAATACAAGGAAAGGTACATGAAGCGGATGATCGAGGAATTCCGCATCGACGGGATCATCTACCACGACGCGAAGACCTGCCCGAACAACTCCAACAGCCACTATGGACTGCCCAAGCGCCTGGAGACGGCGACCGGTGTTCCCAGCCTCGTCCTGTCCGGCGATCTGAACGATCTGCGTTGCATTTCAGATGAACAGACCAAGACGAACATCGAGGCCTTCATCGAGCAGATCGTGGAGGGGAAATAA